The bacterium genomic interval ACCTCGCCGGTTACGATGCTATTTTCATGGGCGCCTTTGGCGATCCCCGAATTCCCGACATGCGTCACGCAGCCGATATTCTGCTCGGCACGCGGTTCATGCTGGATCTCTATGTAAACTACCGTCCTGTTGTTCTTTTCGATGAACGGCTCTGTCCATTAAAAGGAATTCGCGCCGGCGAGATAGACATTGCCATCTTTCGCGAAAATACCGAAGGCTTATACGTGGGTATGGGTGGCAATTTCAAGAAGAACAGTCCGGATGAAATTGCCATTCAGGAAGACGTGAATACTCGCAAAGGAGTGCAGCGGATTATCGAATATGCTTTCGAATTTGCAGTAAAGTCCGCCCGCAAAAAAGTCTGCATGAGCGACAAGAGCAATGTGCTTACTTACGGACACGATCTCTGGCAACGCGTGTTCAAAGAAGTGAGCGCAAAATATCCTCAGATCCAATCCTCTCACATGTATGTGGATGCGTTGTCGATGCAACTGATCAAAGATCCAAAAGCTTTTGATGTGATTGTGACCTGCAATATGTTTGGCGATATCATCACGGATATCGGTGCGCAGCTGCAGGGGGGATTGGGGATGGCTGCTTCGGCAAACATTAATCCCAACGGAGCTGCAATGTTTGAGCCTGTTCACGGTTCGGCGCCAAAATATGCCGGTAAAGATGTGGTAAATCCTTTTGGAGCTGTGCTGACTGCCCAATTGATGTATCAGCATTTGAACATGAATAACGAAGCAGAACTGGTGGAGGCAGCAGTGCGGTCAGCGATCAACGAAAATCAAACCACTTCTGATCTAGGAGGCTCACTTGGAACACGAGCTGTAGGGGATTATCTCTGTCAAGTGATCCGCAAATCAAGATAGTGTTTCGCTCTTTCTATTTCTATACTCTGAGCTGGATCGGCTGGATCTTGATTCAGGCGCTTGCGAGAACCTGGCGCTGGGAAATTCACGGATTCGAAAATTTCAAATCGCTGATACAGCAAAATCCATCTATTATTTATGCGTTCTGGCACGGACGAATCTTATCAGCTACTTACTTCTGGCGAAATCGTGGAATCGTGGTGCTCACGAGCGAAAACAAAGATGGTGAATACATTGCGCACGTCATTCACAGATTC includes:
- a CDS encoding isocitrate/isopropylmalate family dehydrogenase, whose product is LAGYDAIFMGAFGDPRIPDMRHAADILLGTRFMLDLYVNYRPVVLFDERLCPLKGIRAGEIDIAIFRENTEGLYVGMGGNFKKNSPDEIAIQEDVNTRKGVQRIIEYAFEFAVKSARKKVCMSDKSNVLTYGHDLWQRVFKEVSAKYPQIQSSHMYVDALSMQLIKDPKAFDVIVTCNMFGDIITDIGAQLQGGLGMAASANINPNGAAMFEPVHGSAPKYAGKDVVNPFGAVLTAQLMYQHLNMNNEAELVEAAVRSAINENQTTSDLGGSLGTRAVGDYLCQVIRKSR